In Capsicum annuum cultivar UCD-10X-F1 chromosome 7, UCD10Xv1.1, whole genome shotgun sequence, one genomic interval encodes:
- the LOC107877394 gene encoding E3 SUMO-protein ligase MMS21 yields MASTSGAGSGGVATGRIRSTTSALYSDSQSLLREIRKSIAMMKDIAVELERDERKEMVKELEDGVVQLLAASDDCMHLSEAIQSIGDEIEPGPEPTNFKKKFDEEIAKSKARSSSHAQNQSLLRQFREAIWHVHHAGQPLPGDEQEDIVMTSTQCNLLNVTCPLSGKPVTELAEPVRSMDCKHIYEKKTIMQYLKSKTSRGQCPVAGCPKILKAQRVLCDPFLLIEIDELMSTSKQNRPDAIEDFTVLDDED; encoded by the exons ATGGCGTCGACGTCCGGCGCCGGCAGCGGCGGAGTGGCTACCGGAAGAATCAGATCTACGACATCAGCGCTTTACTCCGACAGTCAATCGTTATTGCGT GAAATTAGGAAGTCTATTGCTATGATGAAAGATATCGCGGTTGAATTGGAGAGAGATGAGAGAAAAGAGATG GTAAAAGAGCTTGAAGATGGCGTTGTTCAGTTGTTGGCAGCATCTGATGACTGCATGCATCTCTCCGAGGCAATTCAGTCTATAGGTGATGAAATAGAGCCTGGGCCAGAG CCAACGAATTTTAAGAAgaagtttgatgaagaaattgCAAAATCAAAGGCTAGATCATCATCTCATGCTCAGAACCAGTCTTTATTGAGACAATTCCGGGAAGCCATCTGG CATGTTCATCATGCTGGACAGCCATTGCCAGGTGATGAGCAGGAGGACATTGTAATGACCAGTACACAATGCAACCTTCTGAATGTGACTTGCCCGTTAAGTGGAAAGCCCGTTACTGAACTTGCTGAACCAGTTCGTAG CATGGACTGCAAGCATATATACGAAAAGAAGACTATTATGCAGTACCTCAAGTCCAAAACCTCACGTGGCCAATGTCCCGTTGCAG GTTGTCCGAAAATTCTGAAGGCACAAAGGGTGTTATGTGACCCTTTCTTACTTATAGAAATTGATGAACTCATGTCCACGAGTAAGCAAAATAGACCTGATGCGATAGAGGATTTCACTGTGCTTGATGACGAGGATTGA